The genomic DNA TTTAAATGGAACCATAATTTCTGGAGTTGTAAATGTGTAATAGCTTTTCATTCCTTTCACAGGTTGCCCGATGTTAAAAGGTTTATTCTTCTTCGGCATCGCATGAACATTGTGAAGTAATGGGTCACTATTTCTAATTTCAATTTTTTGTCCAACCATCACCCCAAAAACATGAGGATGATACCAACAACCCTGCTGATCAAGGACAACAGGTTCATCCGGTGGGTTATACTTTCCCTTCACTCCTTCCTTAACATAAACAAAAACCCATTTCAAAGTTCCATTCTGATTGACAACAATATCTTCGGCTTGAACTTGTTTCCCACCATGGATTGCATCACATTGTCTGTCAGCCTTCATACTTATTAACCTCGGCTTCGGCGCCTCTCCAGCAAATTTTACAACCCCCTTAATCGTTGCATTTTGTGCGAAGGCATGAAAAGATAAGAGGATTGAAAATCCGATATAGATTGCTTTTTTGATCATTTGCTTTCAAGGTTTTGTTTTTAATTAGGACAAAATTCGTCTTAATTTAATACATTAAAAAGTAAAAGTCAAGTTTTAAAGATTAATTTTTCAATTCCATCGCCCAACCCAATGCTCAAAAATTTCTTGAAAAAGAGGTTAATTTTAAATAGATTTTAAACAAACACAAAAATGAAGCAACATCTTAATGATACTCGTAATACCATCTATCAAAATAAAACATGGAAAGTGCGCTTGTTTAATTCAAAGTTTGCCCGAATTCCCAAAAGTTTATCCAGATGATCCAATTAAAGTCGCTAAGATTTGGAGGAAAGAAAACGCACGGGCATTGTGTTTAATTGATGTGGATGGCGAAATATCGGGTAGACCACAAAATTTTGAAATAATTGAAAAAGTTGCCAACGAAGTTGACATCCCTGTTATAGTAAGCGGTGGATTTAGAACATATGAAGATGTTAAACAAGCAATTGACTCGGGAATCTTAAGAGTTATCCTTGATCCAGAAACAGTTAATGATTTAAAACTTTTAAAAGAACTTGTCAATGAATTCACTTCAAAGCGAATTTCTTTAAAGATAGTAGATGAATCTGATGGAAAGAGCGAAAATTCGCACGCAATTGAGAACTCTTTAAAGGTCAAAGAATCTGGAATTGAACGAATTGTTTACAAAAATGTCTTTGAAGATGAAAATGTTAATTTCATTGGGCTTAAAAATTTCGTTTTAAAAATAAATCTAAAAATAACAGTTGAAGGAGAACTCAACAGTTATTATGAACTTAAAAAACTTTCTGATTTTGAAAAATGGGGGGTTGACTCTATTATAATGGGGAAATCGCTCTATTATAACAAATTTCCATGCCAGCGACTTTGGAGAATTGTTGAAAATGAGATAGATTTTAAATAAAAACAAAAATTGGTAAAGATGAAGAAGCCTTTTTTGGAAAGGTTACTTGATGATAGACCGATAATCTGCGATGGAGCAATGGGTACAATGCTTGATCTCTATGAATACCCAGAACAGCCAAGATGTATACATAACCTGCTCAACCCCGATATAGTTGCAAGAATTCACCGTGAATATATTGAAGCTGGTGCGGAAATAATTGAAACAAATACATTTGATGCGAATAGATTTCGTCTTGAATTTTATCACCTTCAGGATAAAATTAAAGAAATTAACAGAGCTGGGGTTGAAATAGCGAAATCCGTCGCCGGTGATGATGTCTATGTTGCTGGGTCAATTGGTCCAACTGGAAAATTAATTGAGCCACTTGGAAAAATAAAAATTCAACAAGTTAAGGATGTAATTAAAGAGCAGGCGGAAATTTTAATTTCAGAAGGGGTTGATTTAATAATTCTTGAGACATTTGTTAGTTTAAACGAACTTGATGCAGCAATTGAAGCTGTTAAAGAAATATCTGACAAAATTCCACTAATTGCGCAAAAAACATTTCCAGAAGATGGTGCAATACTTGCGACTGATTTTCCAATAGAGGTTGTAAAGCATATAAAGGGAAAAGGTGTAACTGTCGTCGGCTCAAATTGCACTGTTGGACCACAAAGGATGTTTTCAATAATTAAATCAATGTATCAAGATGATGTGATTCTTTCAGCTCAACCCGCCGCTGGAATTCCAACGCTTGTTGATGGTAGGTCTGTTTATCACGCAAGTCCAGAATATCTTGCAACATATGCAAAACAACTTGTTGAAGCAGGTGTTAAGATAATTGGCGCCTGCTGTGGTTCAACACCTTCGCATATAAGAGCAATAGCAAACGCAGTAAAAGATTTAAGGCTTAAAAAACCAAAAATTGAAATCAAGGTAAAAGAACAAGGACAGATTGAAACACAACAAGAAAGAGGTTCAAAAGCTGAAGTAGTCGTATTGGAAGCCGAAAGTTCAAACTTTGCTAAAAAAATTGGGAAAAAATTTTTAACAACAGTTGAACTTGATATACCACGCGGACTTGACATAAGTTCTGTGATTGAAGGTGCAAAGTATTTGAAGGAAAATGATATTGATGCAGTAAATATAACTGATGGAGCAAGGGCAAGATTTAGAATGGACCCCGTTGCAATATCTCATCTTGTTCAAACGAAAACTGGAATTGAGACCATAACACATATCACATGCAGGGATAGAAACCTTATTGGATTACAAGGACTCCTTCTCGGAGCGTGGGCTCTTGGGGTCAAAAACATACTTGCGATAACAGGTGATCCGACAAAAATTGGTGATTTCCCACAGGCGACAACAGTTGGAGATGTTGATTCAATTGGACTTATAAAAATTTTGAGGAATATGAATCATGGTCTTGATGCAGTGGGGAACACAATTGGTGAGCCGACTCATTTTTTGATTGCTTGTGCAGCAAACCCAACAGCACAAAATCTTGATTATGAAATTTCACGACTTGAAAAAAAAGTTGAAGCGGGTGCTCAAATTGTCTTCACCCAACCTTTATATGAAATCCAAACACTTGAACTGTTCATTAAAAAGATTGAACATCTTAAAATTCCTGTAATGCTTGGGGTTCTACCCCTTAGAAGCTACAAACATGCTGAATTCCTTCACAATGAGGTCCCAGGAATAAACATTCCCGCCTGGGTTCGTGAGAAACTTTTCCTTGCCCGTGATGACGCAGGTAAAGTTGGAATTGAAATTGCATCACAATTCTTAAAAGAAGCAAAGCCACTTGTTCAAGGTGTATATCTTCTCCCGCCCTTCAAAAAATATCATATAGCAATTGAAATACTTCAAAAAATCTAAAACAAACTTGAAATAGAAATGCTACCTGTAGAAATAATACGCAAAAAAAGGGATGGTAAAAAATTAACAAAAGATGAAATATCGCTTTTCATCAACGGGTATTTAAACGGAACAATACCGGATTATCAAATGTCGGCTTTCCTAATGGCGATATATTTTCAAGGTATGGATTTTGAAGAGACAATATGTCTTACAGAGATAATGTTAAATTCTGGGCATGTTGTTGATCTATCAGATATTCCAGGAATTAAAGTTGATAAGCATTCAACAGGTGGTGTTGGGGATAAGGTTTCCTTAATCCTTGCGCCAATCGTTGCCTCAGCCGGCGTCCCGGTACCAATGATCTCGGGTCGTGGACTCGGTCATACGGGTGGAACACTTGATAAACTTGAATCAATCCCGGGTTTCAAAACAAATCTTTCCATTGAGGAGTATAAAAAAGTTATTTCAGAGATTGGAGTTGTAATGATTGGGCAAACATCGGAGATTGCACCTGCGGATAAGAAAATTTACGCTCTTCGCGATGTAACAGCAACTGTTGAATCAATTCCTTTGATTTCAGCAAGTATAATGAGCAAAAAACTTGCTGAGGGAATTGATGCTCTCGTCCTTGATGTCAAAACTGGACAAGGTGCTTTCATGAGTGAATATGAAAAATCACTTCAACTTGCACAAACCCTTTTTACTATTGGGAAAAATTTCGGTAAGAAAGTCATCGCTTTTATCACAGATATGAATCAACCACTTGGATACGCTGTTGGAAATTGGCTTGAAGTTGTTGAATCTGTCCAATGCCTTCGGGGTCTAAATGTTCCAGATTTAATGCATTTAACCTATGTTCTTGCTGGAGCAATGATCATGCTTGGAGGGAAAGCGAACTCAATAGAGGAAGGGATGAAAATTGCGCAAAAAGTTGTCCTTTCGGGAGAAGCATATGAAAAATTTATTAAACTCGTGGAAAAACAAGGCGGAGATGTAAGCTATATTGAAAACCTTGAAAAATATCCGTTGCCAAAACATTCAATTGAAGTTAAAAGTATCTTTGACGGCTATGTTTATGAAATTGATGCTTTAGAAGTTGGAATAGTATCCGTCATGCTTGGTGCCGGAAGGACAAAGGTTGATGATGTAATTGACCCAAAAGCAGGAATTGTTCTAAAGAAAAAAGTCGGTGATAAAGTTGAAGCTGGTGAACCACTTGCCATTTTCTACACGGACAAAGATGATGTTATAAAAATTGCCAAAGAGCGACTTTCAAAAGCGTTTAAAATTAAGCCTGAAAAACCAGAATTACCTAAATTGATAAAAACAATAATTGATAACGAAGGCATAAGGGATTGGAAATAAAAAAGGGCAGGCATATGCCTGCCCTTTTGACGCTTTACAGAATCATTTAATCAAAACCATTTTCTTCGTTGCAACAAAATCGTCAGCTGTCAATCTGTAGAAGTAAATTCCGCTCGCAAGCCCAGATGCATTAAACTCAACTGTATGTACACCCGCTCTCATATATTCATCCTTCAAAACAGCAATTTTCTCGCCGAGAGCATTAAACACCTCAAGTTTAACCTTTGCATCTCTTGGCAAAGCAAAACCAATTTTGGTCGTTGGGTTGAAAGGATTCGGATAGTTTTGATATAGTTCAAATCTGACTGGAACATCTGGGGTTGTAAATTCTACACCTGTTATCTTGCTTATTGAAAGTTGCAACAATCTCACAACATATTTAGGATTATGAACACCATGGCTTTTATCCTCAACGACATAACGATAGTTCCAATATGCTTGTTTCAATCTAACTGAATCAGGATCAGTTCTGATCTGCTGCCAATCAACTGTTGGTTGCCCCTTGGGTGGCAACGCCATTGCAAGTTTTTCAATTAAACCGTCAACTTCCTTCATAAATGGCTCAACTGTTCCATCCATATCATAATCATAAGACGCGATTATATCATCAAACTTTGTAATTCCAGTATGGCATTTTACGCAACCAGTGATGTTATCATATTCCTGACCATCTGGGGCAACATATTTCATTTTCCATGTATGCATCCCGATTTTATCCCTTGCAACATGACCAGTATCTGGAGTTGCAGACATATGGCAACCAACGCAAGCATTTTCAACAAGACGATGTCCAATACTGCTTGGTAAAGTTTCACCCCAAGTATATCCATTCTGACCAAGATAGACATCTCCAGCACCCGCATGGTGTGGTCCCCAAACAGAGCTGAGGTTTGTAGTGACATATGTTAAAGCATTCCTGCGATACTTGTGACAATTGATGCAAAGCTTGCCTTTTCCAAGATCAATCTGTGAATAATTGAATCCATTTGCAAGCGTATCCGCTGAGGCTGGAGCCTCTCTTAATTCCATTGAATGTGGATCATGGCAAGTCTGGCAAGTTATTGATGTATGTTGAATTCTGCTATAACCCGATGCTGCTCTGTTATCAAATGATTCATTTTTAACAAAACTCACAAAGGCTGCGCCATCATGACAACGAACACAAGCATTAAGGTTATATTGCCCTGGTTGAATTGGTCCTGCGGGAGAGGTTCTAAATGTATTTGACCAAACTGCCTCAGCATGACCTGAGTATTCCCACTGGACATAGCGGTTATGCCTCCAGGGTTCATTATGGCATTGAGCACAAACTTCTGCACTCATAGTCTTTGGCTGAGTCCCTGCTCCATAGTGAGATGGATTCTTCGGACCATGGCAATTTTCACATCCAATAGTTGCAACTAAACTTAAAGCCTTCTTATCGGTTGTTAACAACGAATCAAATAAACCAGCTCTTGGCGGTTTCCATTGATTCCAATCAAAACCAAGCTGTCTTGCTACATCGTCGTAACCCCCATTATTTGCCATCAGATTATATCCAGTTGTATGACATCTTCCGCACCTTGCCGGATCCCAGTAAGGGGCAAGCTGTCCATTCATACCACGTTCAAAAATAGTCGCGTGATCTGATGATTTCCACTTTGAATAAATTTCCGGTGTAACGCTCTTATGACAAGTTGCACAATTTAAACTTGAACTCCCAATCTCTTTCCAATCAACCCCTGTGTAATTTGCAGCTATGATTGTAATTGTGGTATCATCAACGCCATTAACAACAAGCTTAATTTGATATGTCCCAGCCAAATCAGGGATAAATGAAACTAATTGAGCATTTGTGCTACTTAAAACCGCATTTGAACCTGCTGGTTTATCAACAATTGACCACTCATAGCTTGTAGCGGGCTTAAAAGCTGTATCACCCGAGACATCATAACCATTAAGCCACACAACCGTGCCAGTTCCAACAACCGACAAACCAGAAGATATACTATCAAGATTCGCAATCCCCATTCCTTCTAATTCATGTGGTGACATTCCTTTAATTTTGATATAAGCCTTTTGGGCAAAAAGAGATGAGCTGAAAACTAAAAGCAAAAGCAATAAAGTTGTTACTTTCGCTTTCATCTTTACACCTGAATTTAGTTTTTCTATATGTGCGTAACATTTGAAGGCAATTTTTATGCCAGATAAAAAACCTTAAAATTCACTAATCTTTAAAGCCCCTATGTTCAAAATAGTCACGATTTATTTTCAAATCAATGTCTCGTTTTTCAACATTTTAATTATTTTTCAATTTTTGCTTTTTCCCCCATTCTTTGAAGCATAATCTCTTTCCACTCTAAAAAATCCCCCTGAACTATGTGTTTTCTTGCTTCACCGACAAGCCAGATATAGAAGGCGAGGTTATGTATTGAGGCAAGTTGAAGGGCGAGAATTTCATCAGCGTTAAAAAGATGGCGAAGGTATGCCTTTGTAAAATTCCTGCAGGTATAGCAGTTACACTCTGGGTCTACGGGGGTGAAATCTTCTTTATAAATTGCATTTTTTATGCTAAATTTCCCATTCCTTGTGTATAATGTGGCATTTCTTCCATTTCGTGTTGGTATCACACAATCAAACATATCAATTCCTCGTGAAATTGATTCAAGTATATTTTCGGGAGTTCCAACCCCCATAAGATATCTTGGTTTATTTTGAGGTAAAAGAGATGCAGTAAATTCTGTTATCTGGTACATTATTTCAACTGGCTCACCAACCGCAAGCCCGCCTATGGCATAACCATCAAATTCAAGCTTTAGAAGTTCTTCAACGCTTTTAGCTCTTATCTCTGGGTAGATACTTCCTTGAACGATTCCAAAGATTGCCTGGCTATGCCCATAAAGTGGCTCTGTATTATCAAATTTTTCCCTTGCTCTTTTAGCCCATTCAATTGTCAATTGATTTGACTTAAAAGCGTAATCATAATCACATGGATAAGGTGTGCACTCATCAAGGCACATCATTATGTCCGAGCCAAGTATTCGTTGAATTTCAACAACGCTTTCAGGAGTGAAAAAATGATATGAGCCATCAATATGCGATTGAAATTTCACACCATCTTTTGATATTTTTCTAAATTGAGCTAAACTAAAAATTTGAAAACCGCCGCTGTCTGTTAAAATTCCCCTATCCCAGCTTATAAATTTGTGTAACCCCCCAGCCTTGTAAATAATATCAATTCCGGGTCTTAAGTAAAGATGGTATGTATTTCCAAGAATTATCCGAGCCCCAATTTCAATAAGTTCCCTCTGTTCAACTGCTTTAACGGTACCCTGTGTTCCAACAGGCATGAAAACTGGCGTTTCAATAACACCGTGATCGGTATAAATAAGTCCAGCACGAGCCGATGTTTTTGTATCAACAGCTACAAGCTCAAATCTGAACACTTTAAACCTTTGACCACAATTATTTTTATGCTTCTTCTTCTGTTACCTGGTGAAGCTCACTTGCAACTTCTTCCTCATCAAGGTCAACTGTTATATCTTTCATCAGGTCATTTATCAACCAATTTGCTATCATATATCCAACCGCGAGTCCAACGCCAAGAGCGGTCAAGCTGGCAAGTATGATTTTAACTTCTTTTTTCATTTTTCATCCAAGTTTTGTTTTTAAAATTTTATCCTGCTGTTATAATTTCATGAATTTTACCGTCAACTATTTTCACGATTCTATCTGCTCTTTCAGCGAGCTTTTCATTATGAGTTGCGATGATAAAGGTTTGCCCATGTTTTTTATTTAATTCAACTATTAAATCATGAAGCGCTTCTGCATTTTGACTATCAAGGTTCCCAGACGGTTCATCTGCAAGAATTATCTCAGGAGAATTCATCAACGCTCTTGCAACCGCGACCCTTTGCTGTTCCCCGCCCGATAGTTCCGATGGCTTATGTTCTATTCTGTCTGCAAGTCCAACTTCTTTGAGAAGTTCATATGCCCTATCTTTAGCCTCATCAAAACTTTTACCTGCTATCATTGCTGGCATTGCGACATTTTCAATTGCGGTAAACTCCGGCAAGAGGTGATGAAATTGAAATACAAAACCAATTTTTCTGTTTCTGAACTTAGCAAGTTCAACATCGCTCATTTGAAAAACATCAACTCCATCAACATAAACTTTGCCCTCGCTTGGTCTGTCAAGTGTACCAAGAATGTGAAGAAGTGTGCTTTTCCCAGCACCCGAAGCCCCAACTATAGCAACTATTTCTCCTCTTTTAACTTCAAGATCTATACCTTTTAAAACATGAAGTTTAACATTTCTCCCAAGCCAAAAAATTTTATGTATGTTTTCCGCCCTCAAAACTATATTCTTCAAATCCAGCCCACAGTTATATTTTGTCATTTCACAGCTAAAACTTCACTCAAATCACACTTCATTATATTTTCAACGATCCTGCCTCCAAATTCGCTTGTCTTCACTTCAATTGCTCCTTCCATCTGCCGTGCAAAGTCATAAGTTACATATTTTTGTTTTATCGTTTCCTGCATACCATACTCAATCAACTTAGCAGCTTCTTTCCACCCGATATATTCAAACATCATAACACCGGAAAGAATAACAGAACCCGGGTTAACTTTATCAAGCCCTGCATATTTTGGAGCGGTGCCATGCGTTGCTTCAAAAACAGCATAAAAATCACTTATGTTCCCACCTGGTGCAATCCCAAGTCCTCCTACAAGAGCAGCTGCAGCATCAGAAAGGTAATCACCATTAAGATTTGGAGTCGCTATAACATCATACTCACTTGGTCTTGTGATCAACTGCTGAAACATATTATCAGCAATCCTATCCTTGATAACTATTTTGCTATCTGGTTGCTTCCCGCCATAATCTTTGGTGAGTTCTTCCTCCGTTATAACATACTCTCTGAATTCCTCAAGCGCAACCTGATATCCCCACTCACGAAAAGCACCTTCGGTAAACTTCATTATATTTCCTTTATGAACAAGGGTAACACTTCTTCTCCCATTTTCAATTGCATACTTTATCGCTTTACGAACAAGTCGTTTTGAACCAAATTCCGACATAGGTTTAACACCAATCCCGGAATCTTTTCTAACCTTAAATCCAAACTCCTTTTCAAGTATGTCTATCATCTTCAACGCCTCTGGTGAGCCCATCTTCCACTCAATTCCTGCATAAACATCTTCAGTATTTTCTCTGAAAATAACGACATCAACATCTTGTGGTCTTTTCATTGGGCTTGGAACCCCTTCATAATATTTAACTGGTCTAACACATGCGTAGAGATCAAGAACTTGCCTCAAAGTAACATTTAAACTTCTTATACCACCGCCAACAGGAGTTGTTAAAGGACCTTTAATTGCAATTATGTGCTCTTTTATCGCCTCAAGCGTATCATCTGGGAGCCACACTTCACGACCATATACCTTATTCGCTTTCTCTCCCGCATAAATTTCAAACCAAACAACTTTTCTTTTCCCATTGTACGCCTTCTCAACCGCAGCATCAAATACCATCTTTGCAGCTCTCCATATGTCAGGTCCAGTTCCATCGCCTTCAATAAATGGGATTATCGGGTTATCCGGGACATGTAACTTTCCGTCTTTAACGGTTATTTTTTCTCCTTCTGAAGGTGGAACTAATTTTTCATATGCCATATTCCATTCCTCCTGTTAAATTATTTGGGTTTTAGGTTCGTTTATCTTTTGTCTTATTAAATTCGCATACCTTTCAATTTCCCCCTTGGCGTATCTTTTAACAACAGGTTTAAATTTTAAACCATCACCCGAATACCTTGGGATCACATGAAAATGAGCGTGGAAGATTCTCTGACCTGCAACGAAACCATTATTTGAAAGTATGTTAAAACCCTCAGGTTTTGGCTCAACCGACTCCATAATTGCTTGCGCAATAATCCTAAGTGCTCTTAAAAGATGCGAATAAATCCCCTCTGGCAAAGACAAAAAATTCTCATAATGTTCCTTTGGGATCACAAGTGCATGACCTAAATTAACTGGATTGATATCAAGAATTGAAATCACATGGCTGTCCTCGTAAAGAATCTCTGCCTTCTCTAAACCTTTAATAATTTTGCAAAATACACAATTTTCTCGCAGTTTTGACTCCATAATTTTCCTCAAAACATTTCTTCCAGGAAAAAACTTTGACTGAAAAATCCAGAAAGTTATGTAACGGAAAACTTTTTTCATCATACTAAATTTAATCAAACTATGAGTAAATAACAATCATGCAACCCAAACCCAAACTTAATCTCAACAATTTTGCTTTTGCAATATGCGTGAGTTAAATTTTATTAAAAACTTCACCTGATGGAACAGCCAAAGGTAAGCGTGATCATCCTGAACTGGAACACAAAACATTTCCTTGAAAGATTCCTTCCAACAGTCATTAAAACAGATTATAAAAACCTTGAAATAATTGTTGCAGATAACGGCTCAACGGATGGGAGCGCTGATTTCGTCAGGGAAAATTTTAAAGAAGTAAAACTTATAACTTTTGATAAAAATTACGGCTTCTGCAGTGGCTATAACAAAGCAATTGAATTTGCAAAAGGTGACTACATAGTCCTGTTAAACTCAGATATTGAGGTAACTCCCAACTGGATAAATCCAATCATAAATTTCATGGAAGAAAATAGAGATGTCTTTGCATGTCAACCCAAACTTTTATCTTACTTTGAGAGAAATAAATTTGAATATGCTGGCGCATGCGGTGGTTTCATTGATAAATTTGGATATCCGTTCTGCCGTGGTAGGATTTTCAACTTCTGCGAAGAGGATACAGGTCAATACGATGAAATAAAGCAAGTTTTCTGGGCAACGGGCGCATGTATGGTGATAAGGAAAAAATTTCTTGACGAGGTTGGTTCCCTTGATGATGACTTTTTTGCACATATGGAGGAAATTGATCTGTGCTGGCGTGCCAATCTTCACGGATATAAAATTTTTTGCATCCCTCAAAGCGTAGTCTATCACATCGGCGGTGGAACTCTACCGAAAACAAACCCTCAAAAGACATTCCTAAATTACAGAAACAGTTTGATAATGCTTGAAAAAAATTTACACCTTATTGATGCGCTTTTTGTCATCCCAGTGCGATTGCTTTTTGATCTAATATCCGCCATCATTTACTTAATTAAAGGAAACCTTGGAGATTTCATTGCGGTGCTTAAAGCACATATGGTCTTCTGGCTTAAACAACCAAAATGGATAAAGAAAAGAATCAAAACCCAAAAAAACATTAAAAGAAAAAAGATAAACTCTAACATCATCTTCAAGAAAAGCATTGTGATTGAGCACTTCATTTTCGGTAAGAAACGATTTTCTGAATTGAAATTTTAAAAGTAAATTCCCCCCAAGATAGTTCTTTTTCTCGCCCCTGTAACTGAAGTTATATTTATAGGATTTCCACTTATTGTTTCATTTGCGAAAACGGCAAAACATATCGCTTCTTTTGCATCCGAAGAGACGCCGAATTCATCGCTTAATCGGACGGGAACTCGGAAATGTCTTTCAAGCGAATTAAGCATAAACTTATTTTTCGCGCCACCTCCACTTACGATTAACTCATCAACTTCAGCATATGGTTTGACAAATAATTCATAATTTTTAAATATCGCATAGGTTGTAAATTCAGTCGCGGTTGCAACCATATCTTCCGGTGCAAGTGAAAGTTCCTGACCCCATTTCAAAATTTGATTTACAAACAATGAACCGAATTCTTCACGTCCTGTTGATTTAGGTGGCTTTTTTGTAATAAATGGATGCTCCATCATTTTATCAAGCAGATCTTTTGAAATCCTCCCACTTTGAGCGATTTCACCATTCTCATCATACTCACGATCAAAAAATATCTTAACAAGAGCATCAACAACCATATTTCCAGGTCCTGTATCAAAAGCGATTACATCTTCAACATCACAATTTTTCTTCAAAACGGTGAAGTTTGCAATTCCACCGATGTTAAGAACTAATCTATTTAGCTCATCTGATGCAAAGACAAGATAGTCAAAATAGGGAACAAGCGGAGCCCCCTCACCGCATAGCGCCATGTCTCCAACCCTGAAATTTCCAACGGTTGGAACGCCGGTAAGTTTAGCTATAACCCCGGGCTCTCCAATTTGAAGAGTTGATTTAATCCTATAACCAAACATCTCAATCTCAATCGGTAAATGCTGAATAGTTTGACCATGTGAGCCGATAAGATCAACATCTGAAATCTTCATTCCAAGTTCATCAAGGGTTTTAAAAATTGAATCTGCATAAACACGAGCGATTAAAAAATTTAATCTGCAAATTTCATCAACCCTGCTTGCTTCGGGTTGTGAATTTTTTAAAATTAATTTTTTTAACTTTTCATCAAACGGGAATGTCCTCCATCCAATTGTCCTCACCTTCGTTTGTTTTCCGCTGTTAAAAACCTCAACCACTGCAACATCAACTCCATCCGCCGATGTCCCAGACATCAAACCGACAACTATCTTTGGATTTTTTTCTTTTAATCTCATCAATTTGTCAAGCATCTCAACAAGATTATTTTTAGTATTCTGCAAATTCAACTTTAACCCTTTTAGGGATTAAACCCTTTTCAAATCCCATATCAAGAAACAACTGCACTGCTTTTCTGCCTTCCTCGCCGTAATCAAGCGTTAACTCGTTCACATACATTCCAATAAATTTATCTGCAAGATTATCATCCATACCCCTCGCAAATTTCAAAGCATATTTAAGTGCCTCATTTCTATTTTCAATTGAATATTTTATGCTCTCATATACATATTTTGAAATCTCTCTGATTAATTGCCCTCCAAGTTCCCTCTTAATGGCATTTCCACCTAAGGGAAGTGGCAAAGCTGTTTGTTTATACCACCATTCTCCAAAATCAATTATCTTAACAAGTCCAGAGTTTGAATATGTCAACTGCCCCTCGTGAATTAAAAGTCCCGCATCAACTTCACCATTTAAAATAGCATCTATGATTTTGTCAAATTGAATTACCTTATATTTAACTTCTGGCT from Candidatus Kryptobacter tengchongensis includes the following:
- a CDS encoding pyrimidine-nucleoside phosphorylase; the encoded protein is MLPVEIIRKKRDGKKLTKDEISLFINGYLNGTIPDYQMSAFLMAIYFQGMDFEETICLTEIMLNSGHVVDLSDIPGIKVDKHSTGGVGDKVSLILAPIVASAGVPVPMISGRGLGHTGGTLDKLESIPGFKTNLSIEEYKKVISEIGVVMIGQTSEIAPADKKIYALRDVTATVESIPLISASIMSKKLAEGIDALVLDVKTGQGAFMSEYEKSLQLAQTLFTIGKNFGKKVIAFITDMNQPLGYAVGNWLEVVESVQCLRGLNVPDLMHLTYVLAGAMIMLGGKANSIEEGMKIAQKVVLSGEAYEKFIKLVEKQGGDVSYIENLEKYPLPKHSIEVKSIFDGYVYEIDALEVGIVSVMLGAGRTKVDDVIDPKAGIVLKKKVGDKVEAGEPLAIFYTDKDDVIKIAKERLSKAFKIKPEKPELPKLIKTIIDNEGIRDWK
- a CDS encoding 1-(5-phosphoribosyl)-5-[(5-phosphoribosylamino)methylideneamino] imidazole-4-carboxamide isomerase; translation: MILVIPSIKIKHGKCACLIQSLPEFPKVYPDDPIKVAKIWRKENARALCLIDVDGEISGRPQNFEIIEKVANEVDIPVIVSGGFRTYEDVKQAIDSGILRVILDPETVNDLKLLKELVNEFTSKRISLKIVDESDGKSENSHAIENSLKVKESGIERIVYKNVFEDENVNFIGLKNFVLKINLKITVEGELNSYYELKKLSDFEKWGVDSIIMGKSLYYNKFPCQRLWRIVENEIDFK
- a CDS encoding homocysteine S-methyltransferase, whose product is MKKPFLERLLDDRPIICDGAMGTMLDLYEYPEQPRCIHNLLNPDIVARIHREYIEAGAEIIETNTFDANRFRLEFYHLQDKIKEINRAGVEIAKSVAGDDVYVAGSIGPTGKLIEPLGKIKIQQVKDVIKEQAEILISEGVDLIILETFVSLNELDAAIEAVKEISDKIPLIAQKTFPEDGAILATDFPIEVVKHIKGKGVTVVGSNCTVGPQRMFSIIKSMYQDDVILSAQPAAGIPTLVDGRSVYHASPEYLATYAKQLVEAGVKIIGACCGSTPSHIRAIANAVKDLRLKKPKIEIKVKEQGQIETQQERGSKAEVVVLEAESSNFAKKIGKKFLTTVELDIPRGLDISSVIEGAKYLKENDIDAVNITDGARARFRMDPVAISHLVQTKTGIETITHITCRDRNLIGLQGLLLGAWALGVKNILAITGDPTKIGDFPQATTVGDVDSIGLIKILRNMNHGLDAVGNTIGEPTHFLIACAANPTAQNLDYEISRLEKKVEAGAQIVFTQPLYEIQTLELFIKKIEHLKIPVMLGVLPLRSYKHAEFLHNEVPGINIPAWVREKLFLARDDAGKVGIEIASQFLKEAKPLVQGVYLLPPFKKYHIAIEILQKI
- a CDS encoding Carboxypeptidase regulatory-like domain-containing protein, giving the protein MIKKAIYIGFSILLSFHAFAQNATIKGVVKFAGEAPKPRLISMKADRQCDAIHGGKQVQAEDIVVNQNGTLKWVFVYVKEGVKGKYNPPDEPVVLDQQGCWYHPHVFGVMVGQKIEIRNSDPLLHNVHAMPKKNKPFNIGQPVKGMKSYYTFTTPEIMVPFKCDVHPWMSAYAGVLDHPFFSVTDDKGGFEIKNLPPGTYTIEAWHEKLGTQTQTVTVKAGETKTIEFTFERKK